In Sardina pilchardus chromosome 10, fSarPil1.1, whole genome shotgun sequence, one genomic interval encodes:
- the cfap161 gene encoding cilia- and flagella-associated protein 161, protein MTQAHTYSPNVRVGNWIEDLVLKEDMLKDFLEQKEKGQLTLQKIGTLRDNIMKNVELSVAQGNVRFGDTVMLVNAGRMGPDPRDPCALSIITDIGNIKARPQQADNQSLQAPCSVSGAKGLQPCVRNAFIIDSVDGIPKGETLHYDQSFCLRTTPGYAGGLYLASDVKSFQKCAQKSRLQEVNLVEELSFLCHWKLKYLDPQERLEQEGFPVSANSKVLISHCKTNQCLALMDKHILWTPYGKEYEITAHTLLDSHKFEQDGNHWIFTTSDPGNQGHTLFQTQQANQRTVETRSDPQPLSDSTPEH, encoded by the exons ATGACTCAAGCGCATACGTACAGTCCGAATGTTAGAGTAGGGAACTGGATCGAGGACCTCGTTTTGAAGGAG gATATGCTGAAGGACTTCTTGGAGCAGAAGGAGAAAGGACAACTCACCCTGCAGAAGATCGGCACACTGAGGGACAACATCATGAAGAAT gtaGAGTTGTCTGTTGCGCAGGGCAATGTGCGTTTTGGAGACACTGTGATGCTGGTCAACGCTGGAAGGATGGGGCCTGACCCCCGTGACCCCTGTGCCCTTAGCATCATCACTGACATCGGCAACATCAAGGCACGCCCCCAGCAAGCAGACAACCAATCGCTGCAGGCTCCCTGTTCCGTGAGTGGAGCCAAGGGCTTGCAGCCTTGTGTTCGCAATGCATTCATCATTGACAG TGTGGACGGGATCCCAAAGGGTGAAACACTGCATTATGACCAGAGCTTCTGTTTGAGGACCACTCCAGGCTACGCTGGAGGG CTGTACCTGGCCAGTGATGTGAAGAGTTTCCAGAAGTGTGCACAAAAGTCCCGCCTACAGGAAGTGAATTTGGTGGAGGAGCTGAGCTTCCTGTGCCACTGGAAGCTTAAGTACTTAGACCCCCAGGAGCGGCTGGAACAGGAAGGATTCCCAGTgtct gCAAACTCAAAGGTGCTTATCTCCCACTGCAAGACCAACCAGTGTCTGGCCCTCATGGACAAGCACATCCTGTG gactCCATATGGTAAAGAGTACGAGATTACCGCTCACACCCTACTAGACTCCCATAAGTTTGAGCAAGATGGTAACCACTGGATCTTCACGACCTCTGACCCTGGCAACCAGGGACACACCCTCTTCCAAACACAGCAGGCCAATCAGAGGACAGTGGAGACCAGATCAGATCCACAGCCTCTGTCTGACTCAACACCTGAACACTAA